Part of the Kushneria marisflavi genome, CTCAAACATCATGCCCCGCGCATTCCAGGCCATGCTGGTGACGAGTACCAGCATGCCGATCCACATCAAGGCCAGAATGGCGAACATTTTTTTTCTGAGCGTCCAATTGCCAAGGCTGAAGCCTGCGCGACGACGCTGTGTCGCTTTCGCATTGGGTTGAGAGCCCGAATGCTCTCCCGATGTCATTTCCGTCCAGCCTGCCTGCGACGCCATGTGTTTCTCCCTTCGGACTTCACGTCCATAACCTGCACCATACCGGCGCGACCCAATGCACAACATCGGCCGACAGGAGCTAGACTTGAGGTCGCGTCGGAAGGTATATCCACCCGGTTAAAAGGAGAATCACATGCCTGACATGGCAGATCTGAAGGGGTTATTGGGCAGTCTGGCCACTGCCATGGGCGGCGACACAGGAATACCGACAGGTTGTCAGGCCGTCAAGGATTTTGATCTGGCGCGCTATCTGGGGCTTTGGCATGAAATCGCCCGACTGGATCACAGCTTCGAGCGGGGGCTCAACAGGGTCACGGCCCATTACGCGATGCGTGACGATGGTGGCGTGGCCGTGACCAATCGGGGCTTCAACCCCAAGGATCAGCAGTGGGATGAAGCCGAGGGCAAGGCCTTTTTCGAAGAAGATGCCCATACCGGGCGTTTTCGAGTGTCCTTCTTTGGCCCCTTTTACGCCGGCTACAACATTCTCTGGCTGGATGAAAACTACGAGCATGCCATTGTGGCCGGACCCAACCACGGATTTCTCTGGCTGCTCGCACGCTCATCAAGCATTACCCCCGAGATGTACAAACACATGCTCGAGATGGCGCGCGGCAATGGTTTTAACACCGACGCGTTGATACGCGTCTCCCACGACATGTCAGAGGCATGACATCAAGCCGGTTCAGGGCACCAGGATACCGGCTCTAAAGACCCGCCAGATGCTGGCCAGACGCTGGTCGAAGGTTGACCGGTCATACAAAAAGCTCTCGCTGAAAAGACCGTCGATGATGCAGTAGGTCATGGCGATGAAATCGCCCTCATCAAGATCCCTGCGCAGCACGCCCTGGTCGATGCCCTGCGCATGGGTTCTTTTCAACAGCGCATCGATGGCGCTTTCGCTCTCGCGACTGATGCGCTTGAGCGGCGTCGCAAGCGATGCTGGCGGAAACAACAGAAAACGCTTGTAGAACACGCCCTTGCCGGAATCAAAAATGAAATCGCTGCAGGCCTGAAGCAGGGCCTTGAGGCGCGTTTCCACCTCTTCATGACGCACAAGACTCTGCTCGATCACGCTCAGCATCTCGGCCTCGACATCTGCCACCAATGCCATGAACAGCGCTTCCTTGCTGGCAAAATGGTTGTAAAGCGACGGGGTGCGAATGCCGGTCCCGCGCGCTATCGCCGATAGGGGCGTGGCTTCATAGCCCTGTTCGGCAAAGAGCTTGAGGCCGATTTCCCGAATACGTGCTTCGGTACTCATGAAGGTATTCTCTCCCTAAAAATGGCCAGGGGTTGCTGTCTCGCCTGCATGCCTCTAGACTAACTAACGATCGTTAGTTCAAGCAACCCCTGTCGTAAGGCACTGCCGGCAGGAAGAGAGGGCTCATGACTTCAAAATGGTGGCTGATGCTACCCGCCACGCTGTGCGAGATCGGTTGGGCGCTGGGCGCTAAATACGCGCAAGGCCCTGTCGAGTGGCTCGCCACGCTGGTGCTGGTGACGGTGAGTCTGGGATTGGCAACATGGATGGCACGCACGCTGCCCACCACCACGGTCTACACCGTCTTTGTCGGCCTTGGCGCGATGGGTACCGTGGTCGTGGACATCGCCTTTCTGGGCGCGCCGTTCAATGTCCTGACGCTGATGCTGATCGTGACCCTGCTGATCGGGGTGGTGGGTCTCAAGCTCTACTCTTCCCGTCAGAAGGAGGTGTCATGTACTGGTTCGCACTGATTGTCTCGGGGCTCATGGAAGTCGTGGGCGTCACCGGCATCGAGAAGTTCAATCGCGGCTCACGCCGGACAGGGCTTGCCATGCTGGTGATTGGCTTTGGACTCTCACTGGCATTTATCTCGTTTGCCATGCGCGAGATCAGTCTGGGCATTGCCTACGCCGTGTTTACCGCCATCGGCACCGTGGCCAGCGCGCTGTTGGGCATGCTGTTCTGGGGCGAATCGAAAAGCCCGATCCGACTGGGCTTTATTGCCCTGATCATCGCTTCGGTGGTCGGGCTCAAGCTGGTTTCCGGCGGCCAGTGACGCCACCCATCCAGCGTCACTGCGTCTCCCGTGCCCAGGCCAGCAACGGCCGGGTGCGCGCATGCATGTCCAGTCGCGCCTTGAGACGCACCATATTCCAGTAGTGCCCGTTGAGCGTGCGCGAGAGCAACATGGTATCCGCCGGCGGTTGCAGACGATCCATGGCCGACCAGACCCGCGGACTGATCTCACGCAGCCGATAGTGAATGCGCGCATCGCTGAAGTCCTGCTCGCCGGGCTCAAACAGGGGGCGCATGGCCGCAGCCGATTCGCGATACAGCGCCAGCGGCGCGCCCTCGCCCTGACGTCCCCCCATTGAGCGCAGCGCCTCGTCCATGCCCATCGGGTCATCGTCGATCGCCGCCCCGAGCAACAGCATCATCGAGCGAAGCCGCGCCTCGGGCACGCTGATCACCGCCCCCAGGTCATAGACGATCAATCGACCTTCGTCATCGGTGGCAAAATTGCCGGCGTGCGGATCGGCGTGCAGTTCGCGATGGGTGAACATCTCCTCGGTCAGCCAGTCCCCCAGATTGGCCGCAAGGCGCTGACGCACCTCGTCCGCCATCGTTTCGGCTTCCCGCATCGGAATCCCGGGCAGATAGCGCATGGCGAGCACGCGGTCGCCGGAATAGTCCGCCAGCGGATCGGGAAAGCGCAGCCCGTCGTTGTCAGCGTAGCGCGAGCGATAGCGCTCCAGCGCCTCGAACTCGGCGCGGTAATCGAGCTCCTTGCGCAGGCTGTCGGCAAATTCATCGAACATGGCATCCAGTCGGGCCTGAGGCACCTTCATCCAGCGCATCAGCCGCATCATGCGCCGCACCTGCACCAGATCCTGCTCAAGCACACGCTCAAGGCCCGGATACTGCACCTTGAGCACCAGCGTCTCGCCATCATGGGTGGTGGCGCGATGCACCTGACCCATGGAGGCGCTGGCAAAGGGGGTCGTTTCGATATCGGCAAAGACCGCTTCGAGATCGCCAAATTGATCCACAAGGGTACGTCGAATGTCCTGCCACGGCATGGGGCGTGCCTGGCGCTGGAGCCGGGCCAGCTGCTCTGCCAGCGCCGGCGGCAGCAGATCGTCCCACTGCGCCATGATCTGGGCCAGCTTCATGGCCGGCCCCTTGAGCTCGGAAAGCTCATTGAACAGCTGCTCGCCCAGGGCCTCCCAGCCCGCATCACGCCCCATGCGCGAGCGCAAAAGGGCACCACCGGTACGCGCCCCCATACCCAGCATCCGTCGGGTTCTGCCTCGCTCTCTCATTCACGTGACTCCTTTCGGACGTTGAGGGTCCAGCATTGAAGATGACGTTGCACGCCGCGCCGCCCTGTTCATGGCTCACATCCAGCGCTCATCAGCCGTAAAACAGACCGTGAACCAGCGCTGCTCCGGAGCAATACTCAGTGCCGCACCAATCTGGGTGCGCACGTCGTCCAGCGTCGCCACGCCGGCATGCGCTGCAAACTCGGGCGTGGTCAGAATATGAATTTCGATAAAGTTGCCGCGTCCGGTACGGGCCACATGACTGTAGTAGTACCTGAGCCCTTCTCGCTTCATGACACTTTCCATGACGGCGTGCACCTGCTGATCCAGCTCGCGGGGCGCCATCAGCAGCACCTCCTTCATGGCCCGAATCACGATACCGATGGGAACGGGCAGAAAGCACAGGGTCAGGATTGCCAGCAGCACCACGTCCACATAGGGCGTGTAGATGACCCAGGCCGTACGCTCCAGCACCAGCGACAGCGCAAAGGCCACGATCAGCGCCAGGGTGATCAGCC contains:
- a CDS encoding lipocalin family protein, coding for MPDMADLKGLLGSLATAMGGDTGIPTGCQAVKDFDLARYLGLWHEIARLDHSFERGLNRVTAHYAMRDDGGVAVTNRGFNPKDQQWDEAEGKAFFEEDAHTGRFRVSFFGPFYAGYNILWLDENYEHAIVAGPNHGFLWLLARSSSITPEMYKHMLEMARGNGFNTDALIRVSHDMSEA
- a CDS encoding TetR/AcrR family transcriptional regulator, whose amino-acid sequence is MSTEARIREIGLKLFAEQGYEATPLSAIARGTGIRTPSLYNHFASKEALFMALVADVEAEMLSVIEQSLVRHEEVETRLKALLQACSDFIFDSGKGVFYKRFLLFPPASLATPLKRISRESESAIDALLKRTHAQGIDQGVLRRDLDEGDFIAMTYCIIDGLFSESFLYDRSTFDQRLASIWRVFRAGILVP
- a CDS encoding DMT family transporter yields the protein MTSKWWLMLPATLCEIGWALGAKYAQGPVEWLATLVLVTVSLGLATWMARTLPTTTVYTVFVGLGAMGTVVVDIAFLGAPFNVLTLMLIVTLLIGVVGLKLYSSRQKEVSCTGSH
- a CDS encoding DMT family transporter, translated to MYWFALIVSGLMEVVGVTGIEKFNRGSRRTGLAMLVIGFGLSLAFISFAMREISLGIAYAVFTAIGTVASALLGMLFWGESKSPIRLGFIALIIASVVGLKLVSGGQ
- a CDS encoding ABC1 kinase family protein; amino-acid sequence: MRERGRTRRMLGMGARTGGALLRSRMGRDAGWEALGEQLFNELSELKGPAMKLAQIMAQWDDLLPPALAEQLARLQRQARPMPWQDIRRTLVDQFGDLEAVFADIETTPFASASMGQVHRATTHDGETLVLKVQYPGLERVLEQDLVQVRRMMRLMRWMKVPQARLDAMFDEFADSLRKELDYRAEFEALERYRSRYADNDGLRFPDPLADYSGDRVLAMRYLPGIPMREAETMADEVRQRLAANLGDWLTEEMFTHRELHADPHAGNFATDDEGRLIVYDLGAVISVPEARLRSMMLLLGAAIDDDPMGMDEALRSMGGRQGEGAPLALYRESAAAMRPLFEPGEQDFSDARIHYRLREISPRVWSAMDRLQPPADTMLLSRTLNGHYWNMVRLKARLDMHARTRPLLAWARETQ